A stretch of the Actinomyces faecalis genome encodes the following:
- a CDS encoding Rossmann-like and DUF2520 domain-containing protein: MTEPNHSSVPVPGSQAARPGRLGVGVISAGRVGAVLGSALRAVEHQVVGVHAVSEASRERAEVMLPGVPVLEVEEIVRRAELVLLAVPDDALADLVSGLAEVGAWQMGQIVVHTSGRYGIEVLTPAQAAGAIPVALHPAMTFSGMSTDLARLTGCPMAVTAPPAFLPIGQALAVELGGEPFVLAEEARAAYHAALAHGANHLVTLVGQAVRALAAAGVEDGTATLRPLLSAALDRALREGADQALTGPVARGDVGTVRAHLEALSALRDGEDRPLEDVVATYRALATATVERCRSTGQLQAGQVEGLRDVLG; this comes from the coding sequence ATGACTGAGCCGAACCACTCCTCCGTTCCGGTCCCCGGGTCCCAGGCCGCCAGGCCCGGACGGCTCGGGGTCGGCGTCATCTCGGCGGGCAGGGTCGGGGCGGTCCTGGGCTCGGCCCTGCGGGCGGTGGAGCACCAGGTGGTGGGCGTCCACGCCGTCTCGGAGGCCTCGCGCGAGCGTGCCGAGGTCATGCTGCCAGGCGTGCCGGTGCTGGAGGTCGAGGAGATCGTCCGTCGCGCTGAGCTGGTGCTGCTCGCGGTTCCTGACGACGCCCTGGCGGACCTGGTCTCCGGGCTGGCCGAGGTCGGCGCCTGGCAGATGGGCCAGATCGTGGTCCACACCTCCGGGCGCTACGGCATCGAGGTCCTGACGCCGGCTCAGGCTGCTGGCGCGATCCCCGTCGCCCTGCACCCGGCGATGACCTTCTCCGGGATGTCCACGGACCTGGCCAGGCTGACGGGCTGCCCGATGGCCGTGACCGCTCCGCCGGCCTTCCTGCCGATCGGGCAGGCGCTGGCCGTGGAGCTGGGTGGTGAGCCCTTCGTCCTGGCCGAGGAGGCGCGTGCTGCCTACCACGCGGCGCTGGCCCACGGGGCGAACCACCTGGTGACACTGGTGGGGCAGGCAGTACGTGCGCTGGCGGCGGCTGGTGTGGAGGACGGCACGGCGACCCTGCGTCCGCTGCTGTCCGCGGCCCTGGACCGTGCGCTGCGCGAGGGGGCCGACCAGGCGCTGACCGGACCGGTGGCGCGCGGCGACGTCGGGACCGTGAGAGCCCACCTGGAGGCGTTGTCAGCGTTGCGGGACGGTGAGGACCGACCGCTTGAGGACGTCGTGGCTACCTACCGCGCGCTCGCGACGGCCACCGTGGAGCGTTGCCGGTCCACCGGCCAGCTCCAGGCCGGACAGGTGGAGGGCCTGCGGGACGTCCTGGGCTGA
- a CDS encoding PH domain-containing protein: MSTRKIFPSPGAGSGDAGPGADGAETSARRGRADAAERSISLPEGVQWLRMHPVTPLLEGWKLIAAVIAFLTFQNAGEAYQAYQAISKEGLPFSESQLVWILPAVGAVLVLLGIALFLGWRYKTYAVDRDGVYLRSGVLTKQLRIARLPRIQAVDVVHPLLGRVFGLGQLTVEVAGSGDSRVVLGYLPTAQLEDLRDTILDLAAGVQPEAPRAHSQAPATSPLGSQEPEGAPAGGLLPETSPQAEAESGGRRPPSGFEDAAAAPRALAGRREEHPLYEVDTKVLLGSILRSAIAIGAVVVLSAFIILVAFVVGSKTEGSDVGELIGALIPAAILPVTVIGVAWSRVNRGWGFRAAATPAGIRVRYGLTSDTSSTLPPGRVHAVGLEQGPLWRSKDWWKVEACVAGRETADVSSSGQVQESGSSLLLPVGERDTALRALWLVTPDLGTSDPDALLDAVLSGTDDDGVADLSAPIGSAERGLVRVSPRGRVFSPLAWRREGIVLTDTCVILRTGRLWRSASVVPYERIQSVIVQQGPLARRRGLAKIELCMVSPGQVSTSMSNLELKDVAALERVISERALRRRREERLDRWLARAVAETPS; this comes from the coding sequence GTGAGCACCAGGAAGATCTTCCCTTCGCCCGGAGCGGGGTCTGGTGACGCAGGCCCCGGCGCCGACGGTGCTGAGACCTCTGCGCGCCGGGGCCGTGCAGACGCGGCTGAGCGCTCCATCAGCCTGCCCGAGGGTGTGCAGTGGCTCCGGATGCATCCCGTGACACCGCTGCTGGAAGGGTGGAAGCTGATCGCCGCGGTGATCGCCTTTCTGACCTTCCAGAACGCGGGCGAGGCCTACCAGGCCTATCAGGCAATCTCCAAGGAGGGCCTGCCCTTCAGCGAGTCCCAGCTCGTGTGGATCCTGCCTGCTGTCGGGGCGGTCCTCGTGCTCCTGGGGATCGCGCTGTTCCTGGGCTGGCGGTACAAGACCTATGCCGTCGACCGTGACGGCGTCTACCTGCGCTCGGGCGTGCTGACCAAGCAGCTGCGGATCGCTCGCCTGCCCCGCATCCAGGCCGTCGACGTCGTCCACCCGTTGCTGGGCCGGGTCTTCGGGCTCGGGCAGCTCACCGTCGAGGTCGCTGGCAGCGGAGACTCGCGAGTGGTGCTCGGGTACCTGCCCACCGCGCAGCTGGAGGATCTGCGTGACACCATCCTCGACCTGGCAGCGGGCGTGCAGCCCGAGGCTCCTCGTGCGCACTCGCAGGCTCCGGCCACGTCACCGCTCGGTTCCCAGGAACCTGAGGGCGCTCCTGCTGGTGGTCTCCTCCCGGAGACGTCGCCCCAGGCGGAGGCAGAATCCGGTGGCAGGCGCCCACCCAGCGGCTTCGAGGACGCGGCTGCGGCTCCGCGCGCGCTGGCTGGTCGGCGCGAGGAGCACCCGCTGTACGAGGTCGACACCAAGGTCCTCCTCGGGTCGATCCTGCGCTCGGCCATCGCGATCGGCGCCGTCGTCGTCCTGTCCGCCTTCATCATTCTGGTGGCCTTCGTCGTCGGGAGCAAAACGGAGGGAAGTGACGTCGGTGAGCTCATCGGCGCCCTCATCCCGGCTGCGATTCTCCCCGTGACGGTCATCGGCGTGGCGTGGTCGCGAGTCAACCGAGGGTGGGGCTTCCGGGCCGCGGCGACCCCTGCCGGCATCCGTGTGCGCTACGGACTGACCTCAGACACGTCCTCGACGCTGCCTCCCGGACGCGTCCACGCGGTGGGCCTGGAGCAGGGGCCGCTGTGGCGCAGCAAGGACTGGTGGAAGGTCGAGGCCTGTGTGGCAGGCAGAGAGACCGCTGACGTCTCCTCCTCCGGGCAGGTGCAGGAGAGCGGCTCCAGCCTCCTTCTGCCCGTGGGCGAGCGGGACACGGCGCTGCGGGCCCTGTGGCTGGTCACCCCTGACCTGGGTACCAGCGACCCGGACGCGCTGCTGGACGCCGTCCTGTCCGGCACGGACGACGACGGCGTGGCCGACCTCAGCGCGCCGATCGGCTCAGCCGAGCGCGGTCTGGTCCGAGTCAGCCCGCGGGGACGGGTCTTCTCACCCCTGGCGTGGCGACGTGAGGGCATCGTCCTGACCGACACCTGCGTCATCCTGCGCACGGGCCGGTTGTGGAGGAGCGCCAGCGTGGTGCCCTATGAGCGGATCCAGTCCGTGATCGTGCAGCAGGGGCCTCTCGCCCGACGTCGCGGCCTGGCCAAGATCGAGCTGTGCATGGTGAGCCCCGGCCAGGTGTCCACCAGTATGTCCAACCTTGAGCTCAAGGACGTGGCTGCCCTGGAACGGGTGATCTCCGAGCGTGCGCTGCGGCGCCGTCGGGAGGAGAGGCTTGACCGCTGGCTGGCACGTGCCGTGGCTGAGACGCCGTCCTGA
- a CDS encoding PH domain-containing protein: MTASRPTEPTVPDSGRPSDTAAVSPFEPEGVEFHPVSPTLITARLALNLGFDAVLIVVFLVLGVVHDHWWFLGAGLVTATTSWESWLIPRQVRAMGYALGEDHLLWRKGIMFRRISVVPYGRMQFVDTSQGPLARHLGIAEVKLHTASASTDATINGLPVAEAEHLRQLLSERGEERMSGL, translated from the coding sequence GTGACTGCCTCCCGTCCGACTGAGCCGACCGTCCCTGACTCTGGTCGGCCCAGTGACACCGCCGCTGTCTCGCCCTTCGAGCCTGAGGGTGTCGAGTTCCACCCGGTCTCGCCCACGCTGATCACTGCTCGTCTTGCGCTCAACCTCGGCTTCGACGCCGTGCTCATCGTCGTCTTCCTCGTGCTCGGCGTGGTGCACGACCACTGGTGGTTCCTGGGGGCTGGGCTGGTGACAGCCACGACGTCGTGGGAGTCGTGGCTCATCCCCCGCCAGGTGCGTGCCATGGGATACGCCCTGGGCGAGGACCACCTGCTATGGCGCAAGGGCATCATGTTCCGCCGGATCTCGGTGGTCCCGTACGGGCGCATGCAGTTCGTGGACACCTCCCAGGGGCCGCTGGCCCGGCACCTCGGTATCGCTGAGGTCAAGCTCCACACAGCCTCCGCCTCCACCGACGCCACCATCAACGGGCTGCCGGTGGCTGAGGCCGAGCACCTGCGCCAGCTCCTGTCTGAGCGTGGCGAGGAGAGGATGAGCGGTCTGTGA
- a CDS encoding DUF3180 family protein codes for MHRTRWTGVLACFVTSVVVSWVVVDLVLRHRGWVPALTPWGAAVALTVALVVLVAGQAVRRLRAHRPTWMTPTGAAVTAAAAQASALVGAVVGGVYGGELAVALVAPASPAMDSLGLTAAGCLVASLVWCACGLVVEHWCAIDMSDDDDEDGSQGAVPSGGATA; via the coding sequence ATGCACCGCACGCGCTGGACCGGCGTCCTCGCGTGCTTCGTCACGTCGGTCGTGGTGAGCTGGGTCGTTGTCGACCTGGTGCTGCGTCATCGCGGCTGGGTCCCCGCACTGACCCCGTGGGGCGCCGCCGTGGCCCTGACCGTCGCCCTGGTCGTGCTCGTCGCAGGCCAGGCGGTGCGGAGGCTGCGTGCTCACCGCCCCACGTGGATGACGCCGACCGGCGCCGCAGTCACCGCGGCCGCCGCCCAGGCCTCGGCGCTCGTCGGCGCCGTCGTCGGGGGCGTCTACGGCGGCGAGCTGGCCGTGGCGCTCGTCGCCCCGGCCTCCCCTGCCATGGACTCGTTGGGGCTCACGGCTGCTGGCTGCCTCGTGGCCTCCCTGGTGTGGTGCGCGTGCGGGCTCGTGGTCGAGCACTGGTGCGCCATCGACATGAGCGATGACGACGACGAGGACGGCTCCCAGGGCGCGGTGCCCAGCGGCGGGGCGACGGCCTGA
- the folK gene encoding 2-amino-4-hydroxy-6-hydroxymethyldihydropteridine diphosphokinase: MSTVLTQDQIRLTGLSARGYHGVLPSEREEGQLFVVDAGLRLGARGTAAAAVTDCLDDAVDYSAVATAIIDVIEGEPVRLIETLAARVAQAVLAFEAVREVEVTVHKPQAPLEVAFEDVSVTIVRRDEDATVPHEPAGGRVDALPALAALAEPASAPVWETAEPAASSPEPAAAPSPAEELPEAPQEVQAQDALAAGLAPEPPAPADALGAGAVASAVGLAGAAGMAEAAGLLDDDGAAPDAVEVPEVAEADAPVEPEGAEPQKDREPGAEEAAPVAEAEPGDQTEPEPAPEPAPALAASPDRLAQTPEHPAEVVIALGGNVGGVVPALRQAVSTLRSTPGVSVTDVAPLARTAAVVPEGGTEQPDYLNTVVVATTTLSPRDLLAVCQGLEADAGRVRTEPKGPRTLDADLITYEGVTSTDPVLTLPHPAAAQRAFVLVPWAQADPFAEIGDQSVAALAEEAPDREGVRWLALDWLDSDHLPALPTGQYVAPPLPPQEPEVPQAPLPPAPQGEDEAAPAPEPADAPPPPAPEKPVASADEAAPRPADSLAHTEGSTTHSVPDPAPAPPAPPSACAPEPETPPVPGSPQVLTPEPAAEPEDAAAEADKEWSQPLGWDEVIGGRDGQS, from the coding sequence ATGAGCACCGTCCTGACACAGGACCAGATCCGACTGACCGGGCTGTCCGCCCGGGGCTACCACGGCGTGCTGCCCAGCGAGCGCGAGGAGGGCCAGCTCTTCGTCGTCGACGCCGGGCTGCGCCTGGGCGCACGGGGCACGGCCGCGGCTGCCGTGACCGACTGCCTGGACGACGCCGTGGACTACTCCGCCGTGGCGACGGCGATCATCGACGTCATCGAGGGGGAGCCTGTCCGCCTCATCGAGACGCTGGCCGCGCGCGTGGCGCAGGCGGTCCTCGCCTTCGAGGCGGTGCGTGAGGTCGAGGTCACTGTCCACAAGCCGCAGGCCCCGCTGGAGGTCGCCTTCGAGGACGTCTCGGTCACCATCGTCCGCCGCGACGAGGACGCCACCGTGCCGCATGAGCCGGCCGGTGGCCGTGTTGACGCCCTGCCCGCCCTCGCAGCGCTGGCGGAGCCTGCCTCGGCCCCGGTCTGGGAGACTGCGGAGCCTGCTGCGTCCTCGCCCGAGCCCGCGGCAGCGCCCTCACCGGCTGAGGAGCTGCCCGAGGCGCCGCAGGAGGTCCAGGCTCAGGACGCTCTCGCCGCCGGTCTTGCTCCCGAGCCCCCGGCGCCGGCCGACGCTCTGGGCGCCGGGGCCGTAGCCTCTGCGGTCGGGCTCGCCGGTGCTGCCGGCATGGCTGAGGCAGCGGGCCTGCTTGACGACGACGGTGCCGCACCGGACGCCGTCGAGGTCCCCGAGGTCGCCGAGGCTGACGCGCCTGTCGAGCCCGAGGGCGCGGAGCCCCAGAAGGACCGTGAGCCTGGAGCGGAGGAGGCGGCACCTGTGGCTGAGGCGGAGCCCGGGGACCAGACGGAGCCTGAGCCCGCCCCGGAGCCGGCTCCTGCGCTCGCAGCCTCACCTGACCGGCTTGCTCAGACCCCGGAGCACCCGGCTGAGGTCGTCATCGCGCTGGGCGGTAACGTCGGAGGTGTCGTCCCGGCCCTGCGGCAGGCCGTGAGCACGCTGCGATCCACGCCGGGTGTGAGCGTCACCGACGTCGCCCCGTTGGCCCGTACGGCGGCGGTGGTCCCGGAGGGCGGCACCGAGCAGCCTGACTACCTCAACACGGTGGTGGTCGCGACCACGACCCTGTCCCCGCGTGACCTGCTGGCCGTGTGCCAGGGCCTGGAGGCTGACGCCGGACGCGTACGCACCGAGCCCAAGGGGCCGCGAACACTGGATGCCGACCTCATCACCTATGAGGGCGTCACCTCCACCGATCCCGTGCTGACGCTGCCGCACCCGGCGGCCGCTCAGCGGGCCTTCGTCCTCGTGCCCTGGGCGCAGGCGGACCCCTTCGCTGAGATCGGTGACCAGTCCGTCGCGGCTCTGGCGGAGGAGGCGCCGGACCGTGAGGGCGTGCGGTGGCTCGCCCTGGACTGGCTGGACTCCGACCACCTTCCGGCCCTGCCGACGGGGCAGTACGTCGCCCCGCCGTTGCCGCCGCAGGAGCCCGAGGTGCCGCAGGCTCCGCTGCCTCCCGCCCCGCAGGGTGAGGACGAGGCTGCTCCTGCGCCCGAGCCGGCTGACGCGCCGCCGCCACCAGCACCCGAGAAGCCGGTCGCCTCCGCCGATGAAGCGGCGCCGCGACCTGCTGACTCGCTCGCGCATACTGAGGGGTCGACGACGCACTCCGTCCCTGACCCGGCGCCTGCGCCCCCGGCTCCGCCGTCGGCCTGTGCCCCGGAGCCGGAGACGCCTCCGGTGCCCGGCTCCCCGCAGGTCCTCACCCCGGAGCCAGCCGCTGAGCCGGAGGACGCCGCGGCAGAGGCTGACAAGGAGTGGTCCCAGCCGCTGGGCTGGGACGAGGTGATCGGCGGACGGGACGGGCAGTCCTGA
- the folP gene encoding dihydropteroate synthase yields the protein MNQADPLAPSPLPNHLAAATRQGRTLVMAIINVTPDSFSDGGRWLEVDKAVEHGLGLVRQGADLLDVGGESTRPGASRVSAAEETERVLPVVRELVAAGAVVSVDTIHAATAEAVVQAGALVVNDVSGGLADPRMHAVVADTGVVYVCQHWRGSPETMDRLTDYGGDVVAGVEAELRQRLDELEAAGVDPTQVVIDPGLGFAKTHEQSWQLLAATARLREDLGHPVLVGASRKRFLASAVAADRAGEPTARDAATAATSALAGAAGAWAVRVHEVPASRDAVMAASLWKESR from the coding sequence ATGAACCAGGCCGATCCCCTTGCTCCGTCACCGTTGCCGAACCACCTGGCTGCCGCCACGCGCCAGGGACGCACCCTGGTCATGGCGATCATCAACGTCACGCCGGACTCCTTCTCCGACGGCGGTCGCTGGCTCGAGGTGGACAAGGCGGTGGAGCACGGTCTGGGGCTCGTGCGGCAGGGGGCGGACCTGCTGGACGTCGGCGGGGAGTCGACCCGCCCTGGCGCCAGCCGGGTGAGCGCAGCCGAGGAGACCGAGCGGGTGCTGCCGGTGGTACGTGAGCTCGTGGCTGCCGGCGCGGTGGTCTCGGTGGACACGATCCACGCCGCCACCGCCGAGGCCGTGGTCCAGGCCGGTGCGCTCGTCGTCAACGACGTCTCCGGCGGCCTCGCGGACCCCCGCATGCACGCCGTCGTCGCAGACACCGGAGTGGTCTACGTCTGCCAGCACTGGCGGGGCAGCCCTGAGACCATGGACCGGCTGACCGACTACGGTGGCGACGTCGTCGCCGGGGTCGAGGCCGAGCTGCGTCAGCGTCTGGACGAGCTCGAGGCCGCTGGCGTCGACCCCACCCAGGTGGTCATCGACCCGGGCCTGGGCTTCGCCAAGACGCACGAGCAGTCCTGGCAGCTGCTGGCTGCTACCGCCCGGCTGCGAGAGGACCTGGGCCACCCGGTCCTTGTCGGCGCCTCACGCAAGCGCTTCCTGGCCTCCGCCGTCGCCGCGGACCGTGCCGGAGAGCCGACGGCGCGCGACGCCGCTACCGCTGCTACCTCAGCCCTCGCCGGTGCCGCCGGCGCCTGGGCCGTCCGAGTCCACGAGGTCCCGGCCAGCCGGGACGCCGTCATGGCTGCCTCCCTCTGGAAGGAATCACGATGA
- a CDS encoding ATP-binding protein, with translation MDNVNNPYTPNAGATPEALIGRDGQTEAFDTLLQRLSRGRTEQSMIITGLRGVGKTVLLTRFSEIAEDAGWEVIEIEASKHDEHTFRQSIFSRFRTALLHLSPRARWTDRARHAAEVLSAFVLSVDQAGTFSVTWDIPPAEGYADHGDLGLDLTDVFLAVGAVAKERKKGIVTLIDEVQFLTPQQLESLIQAVHKSVQKKLPITFVGAGLPQIAELAGDAKSYAERLFRFPHIDSLNAEDARQALIEPAQGEGVTFTDDAVDLAVDITHGYPYFLQELGYQAWIIAQDHTITRDNVVAAQEAYEAKLDSSFFKVRLDRATPLQTAYMRAMAQLGPEPQKAADVAALMDRESSQVAPIRSQLIDMGLLYTPQHGYAAFTVPDFDKFMLRAVPVLEVPELHHRRRPQRHAGHAPRHGD, from the coding sequence ATGGACAACGTTAACAACCCCTACACGCCGAACGCTGGGGCGACGCCAGAGGCACTCATCGGTCGCGACGGACAGACCGAGGCCTTCGATACGCTGCTTCAGCGTCTCAGCCGCGGACGAACCGAGCAGTCCATGATCATCACCGGACTACGCGGAGTGGGGAAAACCGTCTTGCTGACTCGATTCAGCGAGATCGCAGAGGACGCCGGCTGGGAAGTCATCGAGATCGAGGCTTCCAAACATGATGAGCACACATTTCGTCAGTCCATATTCTCCAGGTTCCGTACCGCGCTTCTCCACCTGTCTCCGCGCGCCCGCTGGACAGACCGTGCACGACATGCCGCCGAGGTTCTCAGTGCATTCGTCCTGTCTGTCGACCAGGCTGGGACGTTCTCAGTCACCTGGGACATTCCGCCTGCAGAAGGCTATGCAGATCACGGCGACCTCGGCCTCGACCTTACCGATGTCTTTCTTGCCGTCGGCGCGGTCGCCAAAGAGCGCAAGAAGGGCATCGTCACGCTGATCGACGAGGTACAGTTTCTCACGCCTCAACAGTTGGAGTCCCTGATCCAGGCTGTGCACAAGTCCGTCCAGAAGAAGCTCCCCATTACTTTTGTGGGCGCCGGACTACCTCAGATCGCTGAGTTGGCGGGGGACGCCAAGTCGTATGCCGAACGCCTGTTCAGGTTCCCTCACATTGATTCCCTCAACGCCGAGGACGCACGCCAGGCCCTCATCGAGCCTGCCCAGGGTGAAGGCGTGACCTTCACCGACGACGCTGTCGACCTCGCAGTCGACATCACACATGGATACCCGTACTTTCTTCAAGAATTGGGCTATCAAGCGTGGATCATCGCTCAGGACCACACGATCACTCGCGACAACGTCGTGGCAGCACAGGAAGCCTACGAAGCCAAGCTCGATAGCTCGTTCTTTAAAGTCCGCCTTGACCGCGCCACCCCGTTGCAAACAGCGTATATGCGTGCCATGGCACAACTCGGCCCGGAACCGCAAAAGGCCGCGGACGTCGCTGCGCTCATGGACCGCGAGTCCTCTCAGGTCGCTCCGATCAGGTCCCAGCTCATTGACATGGGACTGCTGTACACCCCTCAACACGGGTATGCGGCGTTCACCGTCCCAGACTTCGACAAGTTCATGCTCCGTGCCGTACCGGTGCTCGAAGTGCCGGAGCTACACCACCGTCGTCGTCCCCAACGACATGCCGGTCATGCACCCAGGCACGGAGACTAA
- the folE gene encoding GTP cyclohydrolase I FolE, with amino-acid sequence MSHRREAAGPDDVGPAARRPYDAEGVRRAVRDLLVAIGEDPDRDGLRETPDRMARAYEEMFAGLREDPGAHVEKVFDVGHDEMVLVRDIPMYSVCEHHLLPFHGVAHIAYIPSEDGHVTGLSKLARLVEGYARRPQVQERLTAQVADAMVERLDVRGVLVVVEAEHLCMSMRGVRKPGSSTVTSAVRGQLRAAATRAEAMSLILGRH; translated from the coding sequence ATGAGCCACCGCCGGGAGGCTGCTGGGCCCGACGACGTCGGCCCTGCCGCTCGGCGTCCCTATGACGCCGAGGGCGTGCGCCGGGCGGTGCGTGACCTGCTCGTGGCGATCGGGGAGGACCCGGACCGTGACGGGCTGCGGGAGACGCCCGACCGGATGGCCCGGGCGTACGAGGAGATGTTCGCGGGCCTGCGGGAGGACCCGGGCGCTCACGTGGAGAAGGTCTTCGACGTCGGGCACGACGAGATGGTCCTGGTCCGTGACATCCCGATGTACTCGGTCTGCGAGCACCACCTCCTGCCCTTCCACGGCGTCGCCCACATCGCCTACATCCCTAGCGAGGACGGGCACGTGACCGGCCTGTCCAAGCTGGCGCGCCTGGTCGAGGGCTACGCGCGTCGTCCCCAGGTCCAGGAGAGGCTGACCGCGCAGGTGGCTGACGCGATGGTCGAGCGCCTGGACGTGCGCGGCGTGCTCGTCGTCGTCGAGGCCGAGCACCTGTGCATGTCGATGCGCGGAGTCCGTAAGCCCGGGTCCTCGACCGTGACCTCGGCGGTACGTGGACAGCTGCGGGCCGCGGCCACGCGCGCGGAGGCCATGAGCCTCATCCTGGGGCGTCACTGA
- the ftsH gene encoding ATP-dependent zinc metalloprotease FtsH, with the protein MSDTGQPGGSRSVDTKDKKGSSPLGHGPKRGRGGRSRRRGRLSSPFMWAAPVVLLALLAWMLLSAMGGYRAIDTSDGLAILKDSPDTVKSVTVIDGTQRVELTLTESYTRKAKESGQTDQKLGKKVQFTFTHAQAEQVDRLVQDAEPSGGFNSVVPTTSWWASMLQLMLPMLLLLGLMWWIMGRMTGGRGGAMGFGKSKAKVGSKEMPEVTFDDVAGEDEAVEELEEIREFLAEPEKFQAVGAKIPKGVLLYGPPGTGKTLLAKAVAGEAGVPFFSMSGSEFVEMFVGVGASRVRDLFEQAKENAPAIIFVDEIDAVGRHRGSGTGGGHDEREQTLNQLLVEMDGFDASTNIILIAATNRPDVLDPALLRPGRFDRQVAVEAPDMAGRAAILRVHAKGKPMTRDVDLDQVAKRTPGFTGADLANVLNEAALLTARSNAHLIDNRALDEAIDRVIAGPQKRTRVMNDHEKAVTAYHEAGHALCAAAGAYSDPVTKVTILPRGKALGYTMVMPSDDKYSTTRNELLDQLVYAMGGRAAEELVFRDPTTGASNDIEKATATARKMVTDYGMTRSVGAVRLGTTENETVLGLSATQRDFSEQVAADVDVEVRALMDTAHREAWEILTRNRAVLEELATQLLEKETLLEKDLERIFAPVVKQPERPLWSSDESLVLDGELAAGTYFTGSALPRRRAGKDDDGAGVSVAPAPADSTQAAPSGPADGPQA; encoded by the coding sequence ATGAGCGACACTGGTCAGCCCGGCGGCAGCCGCTCGGTGGACACCAAGGACAAGAAGGGCTCCTCGCCCTTAGGGCACGGCCCCAAGCGGGGCAGGGGCGGCAGGTCACGCAGGCGTGGCCGTCTGTCCAGCCCCTTCATGTGGGCCGCGCCCGTGGTGCTCCTGGCGCTGCTGGCCTGGATGCTCCTGTCCGCCATGGGCGGCTACCGCGCCATCGACACCTCTGACGGCCTGGCGATCCTCAAGGACTCACCTGACACCGTGAAGTCCGTGACCGTCATCGACGGGACCCAGCGCGTGGAGCTGACGCTCACCGAGAGCTACACCCGCAAGGCCAAGGAGTCCGGCCAGACCGACCAGAAGCTGGGCAAGAAGGTCCAGTTCACCTTCACCCACGCCCAGGCTGAGCAGGTGGACAGGCTCGTCCAGGACGCCGAGCCCTCAGGCGGCTTCAACTCCGTCGTGCCCACCACCAGCTGGTGGGCCTCGATGCTCCAGCTCATGCTGCCCATGCTCCTGCTGCTGGGTCTCATGTGGTGGATCATGGGACGGATGACCGGCGGGCGAGGCGGGGCGATGGGCTTCGGCAAGTCCAAGGCCAAGGTCGGCTCCAAGGAGATGCCCGAGGTCACCTTTGACGACGTCGCCGGTGAGGACGAGGCCGTCGAGGAGCTGGAGGAGATCCGCGAGTTCCTGGCTGAGCCGGAGAAGTTCCAGGCCGTGGGAGCCAAGATCCCCAAGGGCGTGCTGCTCTACGGCCCGCCCGGAACCGGTAAGACGCTGCTGGCCAAGGCCGTGGCCGGGGAGGCGGGCGTGCCCTTCTTCTCCATGTCCGGCTCGGAGTTCGTCGAGATGTTCGTCGGCGTGGGTGCCTCGCGCGTGCGAGACCTGTTCGAGCAGGCCAAGGAGAACGCGCCGGCCATCATCTTCGTCGACGAGATCGACGCCGTCGGCCGGCACCGCGGCTCAGGCACCGGCGGTGGTCACGACGAGCGCGAGCAGACCCTCAACCAGCTGCTCGTGGAGATGGACGGCTTCGACGCCTCGACCAACATCATCCTCATCGCTGCCACCAACCGTCCTGACGTGCTCGACCCCGCGCTGCTGCGCCCGGGACGCTTCGACCGGCAGGTCGCTGTCGAGGCCCCGGACATGGCTGGGCGCGCCGCGATCCTGCGCGTCCACGCCAAGGGCAAGCCGATGACCCGTGACGTCGACCTCGACCAGGTCGCCAAGCGCACTCCTGGCTTCACCGGCGCGGACCTGGCCAACGTCCTCAACGAGGCCGCTCTGCTCACGGCCCGCTCCAACGCCCATCTCATCGACAACCGGGCGCTGGACGAGGCGATCGACCGCGTCATCGCGGGCCCTCAGAAGCGCACCCGCGTCATGAACGACCACGAGAAGGCCGTCACGGCCTACCACGAGGCCGGGCACGCGCTGTGCGCGGCCGCGGGCGCCTACTCCGACCCGGTCACCAAGGTGACGATCCTGCCGCGCGGCAAGGCGCTGGGCTACACGATGGTGATGCCCTCCGACGACAAGTACTCCACCACCCGCAACGAGCTGCTCGACCAGCTGGTCTACGCCATGGGCGGGCGCGCGGCCGAGGAGCTGGTCTTCCGTGACCCGACCACCGGGGCCTCCAACGACATCGAGAAGGCCACGGCCACGGCCCGCAAGATGGTCACCGACTACGGCATGACCCGCTCGGTGGGCGCGGTCAGGCTCGGAACCACCGAGAACGAGACCGTGCTGGGGCTGAGCGCCACGCAGCGTGACTTCTCTGAGCAGGTGGCGGCCGACGTCGACGTCGAGGTGCGTGCGCTCATGGACACCGCCCACCGTGAGGCGTGGGAGATCCTGACCCGCAACCGTGCCGTCCTGGAGGAGCTGGCCACCCAGCTGCTGGAGAAGGAGACGCTGCTGGAGAAGGACCTGGAGCGCATCTTCGCCCCCGTCGTCAAGCAGCCCGAGCGGCCCCTGTGGAGCTCGGACGAGTCCCTGGTCCTGGACGGGGAGCTGGCCGCAGGTACCTACTTCACCGGCTCCGCGCTGCCTCGTCGGCGGGCGGGCAAGGATGACGACGGTGCAGGCGTCAGCGTGGCCCCGGCACCTGCTGACAGCACGCAGGCCGCTCCGTCCGGCCCGGCGGACGGGCCCCAGGCATGA